Genomic window (Bacteroidota bacterium):
GATAAAGAAGGAAGCGATTACAGGGCCTGTACTACTTATGGCCCTATTTATAAATAGGCTTAAACTTTTCTCTAGTTTTTGGTTGTGAAACTCTGTCGGTCTCGTCATTTGACGAACCGGCAGGGTTTTATTTTATGTAAAAATAGTTCTCTTTCTAAAGATGATCGTTGTATTTTGAATATCTTTTTTCTTTGGAGTTTATTAATATGAAGGGCTATTTTTTTAACTTTTGAAGTACAGGGATTTTTAAATTAAACTTGTCGGCCAGGAAATACAGGATTATTAAGATGGTCAGGAATATTGATATTCTGCCAAGATAATCGCCATGTTTTACATAAAACGTAAGTTTGGAGTTTGCATTAATTTTGCCTTTAAGGACTGTTCTTTCCCACCAGCCTGTTTCTTTTATAATTTCCCCTTTTTGATTGATAAATGCGGAGATGCCGGTATTGGCTGAGCGTGCAACACTTCTCCGGGTTTCTATTGCCCGTATTTGCGAATAACTTAAATGTTGTTTATAGCCCGGTGTATTTCCCCACCAACCATCATTGGTGACCACAAATATCAGGTTCGCTCCTTCTTTGATGTAGTCATTCAGATATTCTCCGTAGATTGATTCATAGCAGATAACAGGTGCTATTGAGATTTTATTATTAGGCGAAGACGAATGAAAAACCCCGCGTCGTGGTTGAGTTCCCAGACTGCCTGTGGTTCCTCCCAGATCGATGGTGAGTTTATTCAGATATTTAAAGACCTTCGGATAAGGCATCATTTCAACTCCAACCACAAGCTTCGATTTATGATAAATTTGTATCAAAGAACCTGTATCTACCTGCATTGCGGAGTTATATACATCATAATACATGGGCGCATCTGCAAATTTTCTGGCTGTTGATGAGGGTGTTTCATCCTGTTGGTATAATTTAAAAGAAGTTAACCCGGTGACAAATTTTATTCTGGGATGAAGTTTTATGAATTTTTTTAATTCAATAATGTTCTCGTTATTATAAATATCATTTTCCCAAATTTGATTGTCGATGGAAGTCTCCGGACCAACCATATAATCGGTGGTGGTATCCTGATTTTTCCTGGCCAGGTCGAGCAAAATTTGCAACTGCTCTTCATTGGTCATCCCGCTGAATTTTTCATGGTAGGGATCAATGTTGGGTTGGAGTACCACTATGTTTTCGGGTTTTGTGGTTTCCTTATAAGTGTAAAATCTGACCAAAGAAAAAGCAACCGGAAGGACAACAATTAGAAGGGTAACGGCATTCAATAGCCGGTTTACCTTTTTCTTTTGAATAAAATTTTTGAGCAGTTG
Coding sequences:
- the lnt gene encoding apolipoprotein N-acyltransferase, which codes for MNKLKLNTLAILSGILLSLPWFSHFSGIILLVALIPLLALESHLYENKTKNRSKGIFKYAYLSFVIWNILTSYWIYNATLFGAVAAIILNALFVSLIFWLFHIIKRTTGPVVGYLSLIFMWTAFEFVYLNAEISWPWLNLGNGFAKDFRLIQWYEYTGTLGGTIWVLSVNILLFQLLKNFIQKKKVNRLLNAVTLLIVVLPVAFSLVRFYTYKETTKPENIVVLQPNIDPYHEKFSGMTNEEQLQILLDLARKNQDTTTDYMVGPETSIDNQIWENDIYNNENIIELKKFIKLHPRIKFVTGLTSFKLYQQDETPSSTARKFADAPMYYDVYNSAMQVDTGSLIQIYHKSKLVVGVEMMPYPKVFKYLNKLTIDLGGTTGSLGTQPRRGVFHSSSPNNKISIAPVICYESIYGEYLNDYIKEGANLIFVVTNDGWWGNTPGYKQHLSYSQIRAIETRRSVARSANTGISAFINQKGEIIKETGWWERTVLKGKINANSKLTFYVKHGDYLGRISIFLTILIILYFLADKFNLKIPVLQKLKK